A stretch of Amycolatopsis balhimycina FH 1894 DNA encodes these proteins:
- a CDS encoding response regulator transcription factor, which translates to MTTVLICDDRRSVREGLTRVMSAVPGVSRIDCVAHGDELLARYSRQPVDVVLVGTQRAVPTGVEATRRLVSANPQANVIVFGAPDDAGSIAAAIAGGARGYLRWDASRPELVAALAHTLASTSVPAPRQPSDPGVQLTERELQVLRGMSQGKSNGQIGRELYLSEDTVKTHARRLFRKLGVRDRAQAVAHGFRRGLVS; encoded by the coding sequence GTGACGACGGTCTTGATCTGCGACGACCGACGCAGTGTCCGTGAAGGGCTCACCCGAGTGATGTCCGCGGTCCCTGGGGTCAGTCGCATCGACTGCGTAGCGCACGGTGACGAGCTGCTGGCCCGGTACTCCCGTCAGCCCGTCGACGTCGTGCTGGTCGGGACGCAGCGCGCGGTCCCGACGGGTGTCGAAGCCACCCGGCGGCTCGTCTCGGCCAACCCCCAGGCGAACGTCATCGTCTTCGGCGCCCCGGACGACGCGGGCAGCATCGCCGCCGCGATCGCCGGCGGTGCCCGCGGCTACCTCCGCTGGGACGCGTCCCGGCCGGAGCTGGTCGCCGCGCTGGCCCACACCCTCGCGAGCACCTCGGTGCCCGCGCCCCGTCAGCCGTCCGACCCGGGCGTCCAGCTGACCGAGCGCGAGCTTCAGGTGCTCCGCGGGATGAGCCAGGGCAAGAGCAACGGCCAGATCGGCCGCGAGCTCTACCTGTCCGAGGACACGGTCAAGACCCACGCGCGGCGGCTGTTCCGCAAGCTCGGCGTGCGCGACCGCGCGCAGGCCGTGGCTCACGGCTTCCGCCGCGGCCTGGTCAGCTGA
- a CDS encoding sigma-70 family RNA polymerase sigma factor — protein MANVGDGLDEPVAAAVEGDPQAVERLLAAIRPLVVRYCRARVGRQERSFASADDVAQEVCLAVLTALPSYRDQGRPFLAFVYGIAQHKVADAHRAAARNRAEPVAEIPDEVEGGVGPEQRALQGELNERMSQLLQVLPDKQREIVVLRVVVGLSAEETADAVGSTPGAVRVAQHRALARLRKVLAAEEVI, from the coding sequence ATGGCCAATGTGGGGGATGGACTGGATGAACCGGTCGCCGCTGCTGTCGAGGGAGATCCCCAGGCAGTGGAGCGGCTGCTGGCTGCTATCCGTCCACTGGTAGTGCGGTATTGCCGCGCCCGGGTTGGCAGGCAGGAGCGATCGTTCGCTTCGGCAGACGACGTTGCGCAGGAGGTGTGTCTCGCGGTGCTAACGGCATTGCCTTCGTACCGTGACCAAGGCCGCCCATTTTTGGCGTTCGTCTACGGGATCGCCCAGCACAAGGTGGCCGACGCGCATCGCGCGGCGGCGCGCAACCGGGCCGAGCCGGTGGCCGAAATCCCCGACGAGGTCGAAGGCGGGGTCGGCCCCGAGCAGCGGGCGCTGCAAGGTGAACTGAACGAGCGGATGTCCCAGTTGTTGCAGGTGCTGCCGGACAAGCAGCGGGAGATCGTGGTGCTCCGCGTGGTCGTCGGCCTGTCGGCGGAGGAGACCGCGGACGCGGTCGGCTCCACCCCCGGCGCCGTCCGCGTCGCCCAGCACCGCGCCCTCGCGCGGCTGAGAAAGGTCCTGGCCGCGGAGGAGGTGATCTGA
- a CDS encoding anti-sigma-D factor RsdA, whose product MTGHERGFEPDDVFGSGLTASEAEFAADLSAVQADDALLDALGGSDPALADGLGDQELNALLVAWRRDIDSEPLAELVDVDTAVRTVSTAALAKRHASGGRRRRLLVPVAVAAAVLAIAFTGTGLAARSAEPGDTLWGLAKVLYSDHTRSVEAAATAKLDLEKANLAIAGGNLDAARAALRDAQAALSQVTDEENRDQLMEQHRQLAAQLQNPGAPVQGPIQTSLPSASSGAPTSQAPPAGSATSIPGSGSGTTSIPGTVTPTPTPPSTTPPPPPPPTTDPPPPTTTAASGNEPGTPRSESAGGQQQGVTQTP is encoded by the coding sequence GTGACCGGTCACGAGAGAGGTTTCGAACCGGATGACGTTTTCGGCAGTGGCCTGACGGCGTCGGAGGCGGAGTTCGCCGCCGACCTGTCGGCTGTACAAGCCGACGACGCGCTGCTCGACGCGCTCGGCGGGTCCGACCCGGCGCTCGCCGACGGTCTCGGCGACCAGGAGCTCAACGCGTTGCTGGTGGCGTGGCGAAGAGACATCGACAGTGAGCCACTGGCCGAGCTCGTCGACGTCGACACCGCTGTGCGCACCGTCAGCACCGCCGCTCTCGCGAAGCGGCACGCCTCGGGCGGACGCCGCCGCAGGCTGCTCGTCCCGGTCGCCGTCGCCGCCGCCGTGCTGGCGATCGCGTTCACCGGGACCGGGCTGGCCGCGCGCTCCGCCGAACCCGGCGACACCCTGTGGGGCCTCGCCAAGGTCCTCTACTCCGATCACACCCGCTCGGTCGAGGCGGCCGCGACGGCCAAGCTCGACCTCGAGAAGGCCAACCTGGCCATCGCCGGCGGCAACCTCGACGCCGCTCGCGCGGCCCTCCGGGACGCCCAGGCCGCGCTGTCGCAGGTCACCGACGAGGAGAACCGCGACCAGCTGATGGAGCAGCACCGGCAGCTCGCCGCCCAGCTGCAGAATCCCGGAGCCCCGGTCCAGGGCCCGATCCAGACCTCCCTGCCGTCGGCTTCGTCCGGCGCCCCGACGTCGCAGGCGCCGCCGGCCGGCTCGGCGACGTCCATCCCCGGCAGCGGCAGCGGCACCACGAGCATCCCCGGCACGGTGACGCCGACCCCGACGCCGCCGAGCACGACACCGCCACCACCGCCGCCGCCCACGACCGACCCGCCGCCGCCGACCACCACGGCCGCCAGCGGGAACGAACCGGGAACGCCGCGCAGCGAGTCCGCCGGCGGGCAGCAGCAGGGCGTCACCCAGACGCCGTAG
- a CDS encoding DUF5319 domain-containing protein — MQAVAHDVLPPDPFADDPDDPARAFGDPEDRLDEPISDSERTELLADLSDLAVYQALLEPRGVRGIVVDCGECDEPHYHDWHLLRASLEQLLADGRMRPHEPAYDPNPGDYVSWDYCRGFADGVTANESAY, encoded by the coding sequence GTGCAGGCCGTGGCGCACGATGTCCTGCCTCCAGACCCGTTCGCGGACGACCCGGACGACCCCGCCCGCGCGTTCGGAGACCCCGAGGATCGGCTGGACGAGCCGATCAGCGACTCCGAACGCACCGAACTGCTGGCCGATCTCTCGGATCTGGCCGTCTACCAGGCCCTGCTCGAACCCCGCGGAGTCCGCGGGATCGTCGTCGACTGTGGCGAGTGCGACGAACCGCACTACCACGACTGGCACCTCCTGCGGGCCAGCCTCGAGCAGCTGCTGGCCGACGGCCGGATGCGGCCGCACGAGCCGGCCTACGACCCGAACCCCGGCGACTACGTGAGCTGGGACTACTGCCGCGGCTTCGCCGACGGCGTGACGGCCAACGAAAGCGCCTACTGA
- the guaB gene encoding IMP dehydrogenase: MTSDGTTAPVPAKFAMLGLTFDDVLLLPAESDVVPSAVDTSSRLTRNITLGVPLVSAAMDTVTEARMAIAMARQGGIGVLQRNLPIDEQAAAVEVVKRSEAGMVTDPVTCAPDATLAEVDALCAKFRISGVPVTDAAGTLVGIITNRDMRFEVDHSRPVSEVMTKPPLITAQVGVSADAALGLLRRHKIEKLPIVDGAGKLRGLITVKDFVKTEQYPKATKDPDGRLIVGAAVGVGPDGHQRAMALADAGVDVLMVDTAHGHSRAVVDTVSLLKKELGDSVDIVGGNVATRAGAQALVDAGADGIKVGVGPGSICTTRIVAGVGVPQISAIYEADLAARPAGIPVIGDGGIQYSGDIAKAIAAGASTVMLGSLLAGTAESPGDLILVNGKQFKVYRGMGSLGAMQSRGQGKSYSKDRYAQDDVLNEDKLVPEGIEGRIPFRGPLANVVHQLVGGLRAGMGYAGAETIAQMQEAQLVRITAAGLKESHPHDITMTVEAPNYTTR; encoded by the coding sequence ATGACCAGCGACGGCACCACCGCCCCCGTTCCGGCCAAGTTCGCGATGCTCGGCCTGACTTTCGACGACGTGCTGCTGCTGCCGGCCGAATCGGACGTAGTTCCCAGTGCCGTCGACACGAGCTCCCGGCTGACCCGGAACATCACCCTCGGCGTCCCGCTGGTGTCCGCGGCGATGGACACCGTCACCGAGGCTCGGATGGCGATCGCCATGGCCCGCCAGGGCGGCATCGGCGTGCTCCAGCGCAACCTGCCGATCGACGAGCAGGCCGCGGCGGTCGAGGTCGTCAAGCGGTCCGAGGCCGGCATGGTCACCGACCCGGTCACCTGCGCGCCGGACGCGACGCTGGCCGAGGTCGACGCGCTGTGCGCGAAGTTCCGCATCTCCGGCGTGCCGGTGACCGACGCGGCCGGGACGCTGGTGGGCATCATCACCAACCGCGACATGCGGTTCGAGGTGGACCACAGCCGCCCGGTGTCCGAGGTCATGACGAAGCCGCCGCTGATCACCGCGCAGGTCGGGGTGTCGGCGGACGCGGCGCTCGGCCTGCTGCGCCGGCACAAGATCGAGAAGCTGCCGATCGTCGACGGCGCGGGCAAGCTGCGCGGGCTGATCACGGTCAAGGACTTCGTGAAGACCGAGCAGTACCCGAAGGCGACGAAGGACCCGGACGGCCGGCTCATCGTCGGCGCCGCGGTCGGCGTCGGCCCGGACGGGCACCAGCGCGCGATGGCGCTGGCCGACGCGGGCGTCGACGTGCTGATGGTCGACACCGCGCACGGGCACTCCCGCGCGGTGGTCGACACGGTCTCGCTGCTGAAGAAGGAGCTGGGCGACTCGGTCGACATCGTCGGCGGCAACGTCGCGACGCGGGCGGGCGCGCAGGCGCTGGTCGACGCGGGCGCGGACGGCATCAAGGTCGGCGTCGGCCCAGGTTCGATCTGCACGACCCGGATCGTGGCCGGCGTCGGCGTCCCGCAGATCTCGGCCATCTACGAGGCCGACCTGGCGGCACGCCCGGCGGGCATCCCGGTGATCGGCGACGGCGGCATCCAGTACTCCGGCGACATCGCGAAGGCCATCGCGGCCGGCGCGTCCACGGTGATGCTGGGCAGCCTGCTCGCGGGCACGGCCGAGTCCCCGGGCGACCTGATCCTGGTCAACGGCAAGCAGTTCAAGGTCTACCGCGGCATGGGCTCGCTGGGCGCGATGCAGTCCCGCGGCCAGGGCAAGTCCTACTCGAAGGACCGCTACGCCCAGGACGACGTGCTCAACGAGGACAAGCTGGTCCCCGAGGGCATCGAGGGCCGGATCCCGTTCCGCGGTCCCCTCGCCAACGTCGTGCACCAGCTGGTCGGCGGCCTGCGCGCCGGCATGGGGTACGCGGGCGCGGAGACGATCGCGCAGATGCAGGAGGCCCAGCTGGTCCGGATCACCGCGGCCGGGCTCAAGGAGAGCCACCCGCACGACATCACCATGACGGTCGAGGCACCCAACTACACGACTCGCTGA
- a CDS encoding DUF3574 domain-containing protein, producing MAVSRRMVATVAAAAVLGLGGGVAASSASASPGTVTAAQTSPGEIWKRTELFFGTGKPDGTEVTDKEFAAFSEREITPAFPDGFTRLDGSGQWRGGTGAIVREHTHVIVLLYPFGNRDAEREIEELRADYRKQFQQESVLRSDSVEKVSF from the coding sequence ATGGCGGTTTCGCGACGGATGGTGGCGACGGTGGCCGCGGCGGCAGTACTGGGACTCGGCGGCGGTGTGGCAGCTTCGTCCGCCTCGGCGTCCCCGGGCACGGTGACCGCGGCCCAGACGTCACCGGGGGAGATCTGGAAGCGCACCGAACTCTTCTTCGGCACCGGCAAGCCGGACGGCACCGAGGTGACCGACAAGGAGTTCGCCGCCTTCTCCGAACGGGAGATCACTCCCGCCTTCCCCGACGGCTTCACCCGGCTGGACGGCAGTGGCCAGTGGCGCGGCGGCACCGGCGCGATCGTGCGGGAGCACACGCATGTGATCGTGCTGCTCTACCCGTTCGGGAACCGTGACGCCGAACGGGAGATCGAAGAGCTCCGCGCCGACTACAGAAAACAGTTCCAGCAGGAGTCGGTACTGCGTTCGGACTCCGTGGAGAAGGTCTCCTTCTGA
- a CDS encoding GuaB3 family IMP dehydrogenase-related protein, with protein sequence MRDLVEIGMGRTARRAYDLDDVEIVPSRRTRSSSVVSTSWQIDAYRFDLPLVTHPTDAIVSPGTAVAVGELGGLGVLNAEGLWARHANVEDAIFQLVRAAEDVEDPTAVGRVLQELHAAPVRLDLLAEAIKTVRESGVTVAARVSPQHAAELTPDLISAGVEILVVQGTIISAEHVQRDAEPLNLKEFIGRLDVPVIAGGVSDYRTAMHLMRTGAAGVIVGHGYTPGVTSTDRVLGIGVPMATAIIDAAAARRDYLDETGGRYVHVLADGGMTTSGDIAKAIACGADAVMLGSPLAAASDAPGQGLYWTAAAAHPSLPRSRVAAGPDYAVDLKTLLFGPSSDAEGVVNLFGALRRAMAKTGYSDLKEFQRVGLTVRR encoded by the coding sequence GTGCGGGACCTGGTCGAGATCGGGATGGGCCGCACCGCGCGGCGGGCGTACGACCTCGATGACGTCGAGATCGTGCCGTCGCGGCGGACCCGGTCGTCCTCGGTGGTGTCCACTTCATGGCAGATCGACGCCTACCGCTTCGACCTGCCGCTCGTCACGCACCCGACCGACGCGATCGTCTCGCCCGGCACCGCGGTCGCCGTCGGCGAGCTGGGCGGGCTCGGCGTGCTGAACGCCGAGGGCCTCTGGGCGCGGCACGCCAACGTCGAGGACGCCATCTTCCAGCTGGTCCGCGCGGCCGAGGACGTGGAGGACCCGACCGCGGTCGGCCGGGTGCTGCAGGAGCTGCACGCCGCGCCGGTCCGGCTCGACCTGCTGGCCGAGGCCATCAAGACGGTCCGCGAGTCCGGTGTCACGGTGGCCGCGCGCGTCAGCCCGCAGCACGCCGCCGAGCTGACCCCGGACCTGATCTCGGCCGGCGTCGAGATCCTCGTCGTGCAGGGCACGATCATCTCCGCCGAGCACGTGCAGCGCGACGCCGAGCCGCTGAACCTCAAGGAGTTCATCGGCCGCCTCGACGTGCCGGTGATCGCCGGCGGCGTCAGCGACTACCGCACCGCGATGCACCTGATGCGCACCGGCGCCGCGGGCGTCATCGTCGGCCACGGCTACACGCCGGGCGTGACGAGCACCGACCGCGTCCTCGGCATCGGTGTCCCGATGGCCACGGCGATCATCGACGCCGCGGCCGCCCGCCGTGACTACCTCGACGAGACCGGCGGCCGGTACGTCCACGTGCTCGCGGACGGCGGCATGACGACGTCGGGCGACATCGCGAAGGCCATCGCGTGCGGCGCGGACGCCGTCATGCTCGGTTCCCCGCTGGCCGCCGCGTCCGACGCGCCCGGGCAGGGCCTGTACTGGACGGCGGCGGCCGCGCACCCGTCACTGCCGCGCTCGCGCGTGGCGGCAGGCCCGGACTACGCCGTCGACCTGAAGACCCTGCTGTTCGGGCCGTCGTCCGACGCGGAAGGCGTCGTGAACCTCTTCGGGGCGCTGCGCCGGGCCATGGCGAAGACGGGCTACTCGGACCTCAAGGAGTTCCAGCGGGTCGGGCTCACCGTTCGCCGGTGA
- a CDS encoding DUF397 domain-containing protein, translating into MGPEQLTGWRKSSHSHFEENACVEIGAGPGVVGVRDTKHQVPRPALVYSAGAFSAFLAHLTGER; encoded by the coding sequence ATGGGCCCCGAGCAGCTCACCGGTTGGCGCAAGTCGAGCCACAGCCACTTCGAAGAGAACGCGTGCGTCGAGATCGGCGCCGGACCCGGCGTCGTCGGGGTACGGGACACCAAGCATCAGGTGCCCCGCCCGGCCCTCGTCTACTCCGCCGGTGCTTTTTCGGCGTTCCTCGCGCACCTCACCGGCGAACGGTGA
- a CDS encoding GMC family oxidoreductase — MTASNTTTSAGGPDYDVVVVGSGFGGSVAALRLTEKGYRVAVVEAGRRFADDEFAKTSWDLKRYLWAPQVGCYGIQRIHMLNDVMVLAGAGVGGGSLVYANTLYRPLKPFYADRQWAHITDWEAELGPHYDQASRMLGVVTNPTVTPSDVVMRDVAKDMGVADSFHPTPVGVYFGKPGERAKDPYFGGAGPERTGCTECGSCMTGCRVGAKNTLVKNYLYLAEQDGAQVIPLTTVTAVTPIDGGYEVSLKKTGTTSRKFRTTVTAEKVVFAAGTWGTQNLLHRMKDTGRLPKLSRRLGELTRTNSEAIIGAARTEVDESRNFSRGVAITSSIHPDEHTHIEPVRYGKGSNAMSLLQTIATDGSSPVPRRRQLARFLLKHPISSARMLNGYRWSERTVILLVMQSLDNSITTYTRRGLFGRRKYTSKQGHGEPNPSFIPAGHEANVRAAEHIGGIAGGTWGEIFDIPLTAHFIGGVPIGATDGEGVIDPYHRVFGYPGLSVVDGAAITANLGVNPSLTIAAQAERAFSFWPNKGEADPRPPQDAPYARLEPVTPKNPAVPAEAPAALRRS; from the coding sequence GTGACTGCCAGTAACACCACCACCAGTGCGGGTGGCCCCGACTACGACGTCGTCGTGGTGGGGTCGGGGTTCGGCGGCAGCGTCGCGGCGCTGCGGCTCACCGAGAAGGGCTACCGGGTAGCCGTGGTCGAGGCGGGCCGCCGGTTCGCCGACGACGAGTTCGCGAAGACGTCGTGGGACCTCAAGCGCTACCTCTGGGCGCCGCAGGTCGGCTGCTACGGGATCCAGCGCATCCACATGCTCAACGACGTCATGGTGCTGGCGGGCGCCGGTGTCGGCGGCGGTTCGCTCGTCTACGCGAACACGCTGTACCGGCCGCTCAAGCCGTTCTACGCCGACCGGCAGTGGGCGCACATCACCGACTGGGAGGCCGAGCTCGGCCCGCACTACGACCAGGCGAGCCGCATGCTCGGCGTCGTCACGAACCCGACCGTGACCCCGTCCGACGTCGTGATGCGCGACGTCGCGAAGGACATGGGCGTCGCCGATTCGTTCCACCCGACGCCCGTCGGCGTCTACTTCGGCAAGCCGGGCGAGCGCGCGAAGGACCCGTACTTCGGCGGCGCCGGCCCCGAGCGCACCGGCTGCACCGAATGCGGCTCCTGCATGACCGGCTGCCGCGTCGGCGCGAAGAACACGCTGGTCAAGAACTACCTCTACCTCGCCGAGCAGGACGGCGCGCAGGTCATCCCGCTCACCACGGTGACCGCGGTGACGCCGATCGACGGCGGCTACGAGGTCAGCCTGAAGAAGACCGGGACGACGTCCAGGAAGTTCCGGACCACCGTCACCGCCGAGAAGGTCGTCTTCGCCGCCGGGACCTGGGGCACCCAGAACCTGCTGCACCGGATGAAGGACACCGGACGGCTGCCGAAGCTGTCGCGACGGCTCGGCGAGCTGACGCGCACCAACTCCGAGGCCATCATCGGCGCCGCCCGCACCGAGGTCGACGAAAGCCGCAACTTCAGCCGCGGCGTCGCGATCACCTCGTCGATCCACCCGGACGAGCACACCCACATCGAGCCGGTCCGCTACGGCAAGGGCAGCAACGCCATGAGCCTGCTGCAGACCATCGCCACCGACGGCTCCTCGCCGGTGCCGCGCCGGCGGCAGCTCGCGCGGTTCCTGCTGAAGCACCCGATCTCCTCGGCGCGGATGCTCAACGGCTACCGCTGGAGCGAGCGCACGGTGATCCTGCTGGTGATGCAGAGCCTCGACAACTCGATCACCACGTACACGCGGCGCGGCCTCTTCGGCCGGCGCAAGTACACGTCGAAGCAGGGCCACGGCGAGCCGAACCCGAGTTTCATCCCGGCCGGGCACGAGGCGAACGTCCGCGCCGCCGAGCACATCGGCGGCATCGCCGGCGGCACCTGGGGCGAGATCTTCGACATCCCGCTGACCGCGCACTTCATCGGCGGCGTCCCGATCGGCGCCACGGACGGCGAAGGCGTCATCGACCCGTACCACCGCGTGTTCGGCTACCCCGGGCTGTCCGTCGTGGACGGCGCGGCGATCACCGCGAACCTCGGCGTGAACCCGTCGCTGACCATCGCGGCCCAGGCCGAGCGCGCGTTCTCCTTCTGGCCCAACAAGGGGGAGGCGGACCCGCGGCCACCGCAGGACGCGCCCTACGCCCGCCTGGAGCCGGTGACGCCGAAGAACCCGGCCGTTCCCGCGGAGGCCCCCGCCGCTCTGCGGCGGTCCTAG
- a CDS encoding FAD-binding oxidoreductase: MDVDRRTFLRLAGVSAAGAVAAACAPDGSPAPVASTGPTAPPASGAPTSRLPTGPPNWDDLRSQLTGDLLRPGTDGYDIAKLAFNPAFDNNNPVAVATASNVQDVQACLRAAAGRVTLAARSGGHSYAGYSVPQGGLVIDLAALNKIEVAGGKAVIGAGAKLKDVYAALGRAGRALPAGSCPTVGIAGLTLGGGIGVLARNYGLTCDHLRSAQVVTADGRKLTASADSEPDLYWALRGGGGGNFGIVTEFTFDTDPAPDLTVFTLRFPAGAAAGVLTAWQQWIAAMPRELWANLVLSGGSPVQCRVSGCYVGGAAGLNTLLNNLITNSGARPAQRTVRSLDYLGAMKFFEGGSDRQAFVGSSRIITTPVDAEKVVALADGRTGTDLLIDSLGGKVAEPAKDATAFWHRDALASVQVYADATAKDRDKAVGSVAEVVAGLAAAGAGGGYVNYIDPALPDWKAAYYGDNSKRLQDVAKKYDPFNVFRFGQGVIS; this comes from the coding sequence GTGGACGTGGACAGGCGGACGTTCCTGCGGCTCGCGGGTGTTTCGGCGGCCGGTGCCGTCGCCGCCGCGTGCGCGCCGGACGGCTCCCCGGCGCCGGTCGCGTCGACCGGCCCGACCGCGCCGCCGGCGTCCGGCGCGCCCACCAGCCGGCTGCCCACCGGGCCGCCGAACTGGGACGATCTGCGCAGCCAGCTGACCGGTGACCTGCTGCGCCCGGGCACCGACGGCTACGACATCGCCAAGCTCGCGTTCAACCCGGCCTTCGACAACAACAACCCGGTCGCCGTCGCGACGGCGTCCAACGTCCAGGACGTCCAGGCCTGCCTCCGGGCCGCCGCCGGGCGCGTGACCCTCGCCGCGCGCAGCGGCGGCCACAGCTACGCCGGCTACTCGGTGCCGCAAGGCGGCCTGGTGATCGACCTCGCGGCGTTGAACAAGATCGAGGTCGCGGGCGGCAAGGCCGTGATCGGCGCCGGCGCGAAGCTGAAGGACGTCTACGCCGCGCTGGGGCGGGCCGGGCGCGCGCTGCCCGCCGGGTCCTGCCCGACGGTCGGGATCGCCGGGCTGACCCTCGGCGGCGGCATCGGCGTGCTCGCCCGCAACTACGGCCTGACCTGCGACCACCTGAGGTCCGCACAGGTCGTCACGGCCGACGGCCGGAAGCTCACCGCGTCCGCGGACTCCGAGCCGGACCTGTACTGGGCCCTGCGCGGCGGGGGCGGCGGCAACTTCGGCATTGTGACCGAGTTCACCTTCGACACCGATCCGGCGCCGGACCTGACGGTGTTCACGCTGCGCTTCCCGGCCGGGGCCGCGGCCGGCGTGCTCACCGCGTGGCAGCAGTGGATCGCCGCGATGCCGCGGGAGCTCTGGGCGAACCTGGTGCTCTCGGGCGGTTCGCCGGTGCAGTGCCGCGTCAGCGGGTGCTACGTCGGCGGGGCCGCCGGGCTGAACACGCTGCTCAACAACCTGATCACGAACTCGGGTGCGCGGCCGGCGCAGCGCACCGTGCGCAGCCTGGACTACCTCGGCGCGATGAAGTTCTTCGAGGGCGGTTCGGACCGGCAGGCGTTCGTGGGGTCGTCGCGGATCATCACGACCCCGGTCGACGCCGAGAAGGTCGTCGCGCTCGCCGACGGCCGCACCGGCACCGACCTGCTGATCGACAGTCTCGGCGGCAAGGTCGCCGAACCGGCGAAGGACGCGACGGCGTTCTGGCACCGCGACGCGCTGGCGAGCGTGCAGGTCTACGCCGACGCGACGGCGAAGGACCGCGACAAGGCGGTCGGGTCGGTCGCCGAGGTCGTCGCGGGCCTCGCCGCGGCCGGCGCGGGCGGCGGGTACGTCAACTACATCGACCCGGCCCTGCCCGACTGGAAGGCCGCCTACTACGGCGACAACTCGAAGCGGCTGCAGGACGTCGCCAAGAAGTACGACCCCTTCAACGTCTTCCGGTTCGGGCAGGGCGTCATCAGTTAG
- a CDS encoding aldehyde dehydrogenase family protein — protein sequence MDMITPEPRPAWIAGRPEPGATTLVVHHPYDGSEVATVAVPGPEQVERAVAAAAAVAREFRRTPAHVRAGALDHVSRGLAARAEEIAEVITAENGKPLKWAEAEVKRAVSVFRIAAEEARRFTGDVQRLDTDPAGEARLALTRRVPRGPVLGIAPFNFPLNLVAHKVAPSLAIGAPIIVKPAPRTPLSALVLGELLAETDLPEGAFSVLPLGNEETRALVADPRLPVVSFTGSGPVGWSLKDAAPRKHVVLELGGNAAAVVLRDWPDPEGAAHRIATFGNYQAGQSCIAVQRVIVDAAVAEEFVPALLEAVEAQRTGDPYDRNTDVGPVVDEAAAERIVAWVDEAVVAGAKVLTGGTREGATVAPTLLTDVPADTKAWNEEIFGPVLAVSVVDGVDEAFRSVNESAYGLQAGVFTTDVQLAFHASAELEVGGVIIGDVPSYRADQMPYGGVKGSGVGREGVLAAMHDLTEERVTVFTGIDL from the coding sequence ATGGACATGATCACCCCCGAGCCGCGGCCCGCCTGGATCGCCGGCCGCCCCGAGCCGGGCGCCACCACCCTCGTCGTGCACCACCCGTACGACGGCAGCGAGGTCGCCACGGTCGCCGTGCCCGGGCCGGAGCAGGTCGAACGCGCGGTCGCCGCCGCGGCGGCCGTCGCCAGGGAGTTCCGGCGCACTCCCGCGCACGTCCGCGCGGGGGCGCTCGACCACGTCTCCCGCGGGCTCGCCGCGCGCGCCGAGGAGATCGCCGAGGTGATCACCGCCGAGAACGGCAAACCGCTCAAATGGGCCGAAGCCGAGGTGAAGCGCGCGGTGTCGGTGTTCCGCATCGCCGCCGAAGAAGCCCGCCGCTTCACCGGCGACGTCCAGCGCCTCGACACCGACCCCGCGGGTGAGGCGCGGCTGGCGCTGACCCGCCGCGTCCCGCGCGGGCCGGTGCTCGGCATCGCGCCGTTCAACTTCCCGCTCAACCTGGTCGCGCACAAGGTCGCGCCGTCGCTGGCGATCGGCGCGCCGATCATCGTCAAGCCCGCGCCGCGGACGCCGTTGTCGGCCTTGGTCCTCGGCGAGCTCCTGGCCGAGACGGACCTGCCGGAAGGCGCGTTCTCCGTGCTGCCGCTGGGAAACGAAGAGACGCGGGCGCTCGTCGCCGACCCGCGGCTGCCCGTCGTGTCGTTCACCGGCTCCGGCCCGGTCGGCTGGTCGCTCAAGGACGCCGCGCCGCGCAAGCACGTCGTGCTCGAGCTCGGTGGCAACGCGGCGGCCGTCGTGCTGCGCGACTGGCCCGACCCCGAAGGCGCCGCGCACCGGATCGCCACCTTCGGCAACTACCAGGCCGGCCAGTCGTGCATCGCGGTGCAGCGGGTGATCGTGGACGCCGCCGTGGCCGAGGAGTTCGTGCCCGCGCTGCTGGAAGCCGTCGAGGCGCAGCGGACCGGCGACCCGTACGACCGCAACACCGACGTCGGCCCGGTGGTCGACGAAGCCGCCGCCGAACGGATCGTCGCGTGGGTCGACGAGGCTGTCGTCGCGGGCGCGAAGGTGCTCACCGGCGGCACGCGCGAGGGCGCGACCGTCGCCCCGACCCTGCTGACCGACGTCCCGGCGGACACCAAGGCCTGGAACGAGGAGATCTTCGGCCCGGTCCTCGCGGTGTCCGTTGTGGACGGTGTCGACGAAGCGTTCCGCTCGGTCAACGAATCCGCGTACGGGCTGCAGGCCGGCGTCTTCACCACCGACGTCCAGCTGGCCTTCCACGCGTCGGCGGAACTCGAGGTGGGCGGCGTGATCATCGGCGACGTGCCGTCCTACCGCGCCGACCAGATGCCCTACGGCGGCGTCAAGGGCTCCGGCGTCGGCCGCGAAGGCGTCCTGGCCGCGATGCACGACCTGACGGAGGAACGCGTCACGGTCTTCACCGGCATCGACCTCTGA